The Drosophila innubila isolate TH190305 chromosome 3R unlocalized genomic scaffold, UK_Dinn_1.0 2_E_3R, whole genome shotgun sequence genome has a segment encoding these proteins:
- the LOC117791450 gene encoding mpv17-like protein, producing the protein MFRNFVNLTNKYKVLRGMLSYGTLWPCGCLIEQTLIEKRTFRTYDWMKCLRFSLFGFFFMGPTIYVWIRLAGVMWPRTDIRSSLCKAITEQTAYDPMAISSFLFFMTLLEGSSYAQAKQEVCDKFLDTYKVGVIYWPCVQTVNFAFVPARNQVVFTSFFSMCWTTFLAYVKFLKLHPHVDVDHHAVDIHFLEP; encoded by the exons ATGTTTcgtaattttgttaatttgacaaacaaatataagGTGTTGCGGGGCATGTTGTCTTATGGAACTCTCTGGCCTTGCGGCTGCCTCATCGAACAGACGCTGATCGAGAAACGGACATTCCGCACCTACGACTGGATGAAGTGTCTGAG ATTCAGTTTGTTTGGTTTCTTCTTTATGGGACCGACAATATATGTTTGGATAAGACTGGCTGGCGTCATGTGGCCCCGCACGGATATTAGATCATCCCTCTGCAAGGCGATCACCGAACAGACCGCATACGATCCGATGGCCATCAGTTCCTTTCTCTTCTTCATGACCCTACTGGAGGGCAGTTCATATGCCCAGGCCAAGCAAGAG GTCTGCGATAAATTTCTGGATACGTATAAGGTCGGCGTTATTTATTGGCCCTGTGTGCAGACGGTGAACTTTGCCTTTGTCCCGGCTCGGAATCAAGTTGTCTTCACCTCGTTTTTTAGCATGTGCTGGACCACGTTTTTGGCCTATGTGAAATTCCTGAAATTGCATCCACACGTCGATGTTGATCATCATGCTGTGGACATACACTTTTTGGAaccataa
- the LOC117792204 gene encoding nuclear RNA export factor 1-like yields the protein MATKSQKLRSVAVVVAPPDKARSPCKQYFHPYGRYIIPISPYGWYRVLVYSHNSGYTIEEVLDKLRLSVSPQRLRYYYLHEGGEQDEDRDKRATFTFYVDSYKLAAKLQQKGHRPPVIGVRVSDGPPNIQVDDFYRWKLRTVIMSSSRYDPGKSCLNLCRFYADDCWKGEFCALQQFQCLEAIIEIMEQEMPQLRHLMLDSNHLSILSGFQGMEQRFSQLKSISLEHNELKSLHELRVFERLQLKKLNLRRNPLPRNYEQHLVIMFPHLRALNGQRLRWQRSSSPGEFIVSDTDIDSDVEIVSVSECKPVVLLPEPRFFYLAPHSLNMQPGIRKFVRRYLKAFDGDKRSTDLEGFYHDNTLVTLRLDKEQASWFKNTPDAAHGRQLLASRQAVLQMFEAWPKTRHLPSTMTLDLTLVQLKMLSASITGCFEETELRHYMRTFVLTRSQETDDFRIANELIYLGRAIHSRGHGPCQQSSLNPNQHNLMTKLSAETRLKSHWSCKFLKDTNWDYQQSLLAFQTLLRRRQIPNTAFHELDIQPEWCP from the exons ATGGCAA CGAAATCCCAAAAACTAAGatctgttgctgtggttgtggcTCCTCCAGATAAGGCAAGATCACCATGCAAACAGTACTTTCACCCATATGGACGCTATATCATTCCGATTAGCCCCTACGGATGGTATCGCGTTCTCGTCTACAGTCACAACAGTGGTTATACCATCGAGGAGGTGCTGGATAAGTTGAGGCTGTCCGTGTCACCTCAAAGGCTTAGATACTACTATCTGCACGAAGGCGGGGAGCAGGATGAGGATCGGGACAAGAGGGCCACGTTCACCTTCTATGTGGATAGCTACAAACTGGCTGCGAAACTACAGCAAAAAGGTCATCGACCTCCTGTTATTGGTGTACGAGTGAGCGACGGACCACCCAACATCCAAGTGGACGATTTTTATAGATGGAAACTGCGCACAGTGATCATGTCCAGCTCCAGGTATGACCCTGGAAAATCTTGTCTAAATCTCTGTCGCTTTTACGCCGACGATTGCTGGAAGGGCGAGTTCTGTGCTTTGCAGCAGTTCCAGTGCCTGGAGGCTATCATTGAGATTATGGAACAAGAGATGCCACAGTTGCGTCACCTAATGCTGGACAGCAATCATCTTAGTATTTTGAGCGGGTTCCAGGGTATGGAACAGCGTTTTTCCCAGCTGAAAAGTATTTCCCTGGAGCACAACGAACTGAAGTCGCTGCATGAGTTGCGCGTCTTTGAGCGtcttcaactcaaaaagctgAACCTTAGAAGGAATCCCTTGCCCCGAAACTATGAGCAACACTTGGTCATCATGTTTCCTCATCTGCGTGCATTGAATGGACAGAGACTAAGGTGGCAGAGATCATCTTCACCCGGCGAATTCATTGTCAGTGATACCGATATCGACAGCGATGTGGAGATTGTGTCAGTCAGCGAATGTAAGCCTGTCGTCCTCCTGCCCGAACCACGTTTTTTTTATCTGGCACCGCATTCCCTCAACATGCAACCGGGAATACGAAAGTTTGTGCGTCGATATCTCAAGGCGTTCGATGGCGATAAAAGGAGCACTGACTTGGAAGGCTTTTATCATGACAACACGCTGGTCACGCTGAGACTGGATAAGGAACAAGCTTCATGGTTCAA AAACACTCCCGATGCGGCCCATGGTCGTCAGCTCTTGGCATCCCGTCAAGCCGTTCTACAGATGTTCGAAGCATGGCCAAAAACGCGACATCTGCCATCAACAATGACCTTGGACCTAACTTTGGTGCAGTTGAAAATGCTGTCCGCATCGATTACAGGTTGCTTCGAGGAGACGGAACTGCGACATTATATGCGCACCTTTGTGCTGACAAGGAGCCAAGAAACTGATGACTTTCGCATTGCCAATGAGCTCATCTATCTGGGTCGTGCTATCCATAGTCGTGGTCACGGTCCATGCCAACAATCGTCTCTCAATCCCAACCAGCACAATCTCATGACCAAGTTGTCAGCAGAGACGCGATTGAAATCGCACTGGAGTTGCAAGTTTCTCAAGGATACCAATTGGGACTACCAGCAATCTTTGTTGGCATTCCAGACACTCCTCCGTCGTCGCCAGATTCCCAATACCGCCTTCCACGAGCTTGATATCCAGCCTGAATGGTGCCCGTGA
- the LOC117790782 gene encoding elongation of very long chain fatty acids protein F-like, translated as MFEIFTFPHADPIGLPFACGSWPILITIVSYLIFVLKLGPKFMENREPFKLRGVLKVYNIFQILFNGLLLLLGLHLIIAEKPYNFSCMLVLPLDHELKNIDRYINYLYYINKIIDLMDTVFFVLRKSYKQITNLHLIHHVYMAMAPYFWQRKYGYGGHYTFSGLLNLFVHIVMYTYYYLSSQNPQIRKSAWWKQYITILQLIQFVLMFSHSFWTLLQPNCDVPFPKLFLIMFMSGLMFVMFVNFYRKSYIHKNKKTA; from the exons ATGTTTGAGATATTTACTTTTCCTCACGCCGATCCTATCGGTCTGCCTTTTGCCTGCGGTTCATGGCCCATTTTAATAACTATTGTCTCCTATTTAATCTTCGTGCTGAAGCTCGGGCCAAAATTTATGGAAAATCGAGAGCCCTTTAAGCTGCGGGGTGTGCTCAAGGTGTATAATATATTCCAAATCCTGTTTAAtggtttacttttattattg GGTCTTCATTTGATTATCGCGGAGAAACCTTACAACTTCAGTTGTATGTTAGTACTACCCCTAGACCACGAATTGAAGAACATAGATCGCTATATCAACTACCTATACTACATCAATAAGATTATCGACTTAATGGACACAGTGTTCTTTGTACTCCGCAAGAGCTATAAACAGATTACAAATCTGCATCTTATTCACCATGTCTACATGGCCATGGCGCCATACTTTTGGCAACGGAAGTACGGATACGGAGGGCATTACACATTTTCAGGACTCCTGAATCTCTTTGTCCACATCGTGATGTACACCTACTACTACCTCTCATCCCAGAACCCGCAAATCAGGAAAAGTGCTTGGTGGAAGCAGTATATTACTATACTGCAACTGATTCAATTCGTTCTCATGTTTTCTCACAGCTTTTGGACTCTTTTGCAACCAAACTGTGATGTACCCTTTCCAAAGCTCTTCTTAATAATGTTCATGTCCGGCCTAATGTTTGTAATGTTTGTCAATTTCTACAGAAAATcctatatacataaaaacaagaaaactgCGTAG
- the LOC117790781 gene encoding elongation of very long chain fatty acids protein F-like gives MFEIINIPHADPIGLPFACGSWPISITIVSYLIFVLKLGPKFMENREPFKLRRALKVYNIFQILFNSLILIMSIHFFITKKPYDFNCLVVLPLNHEYKDTDRLISYLYYINKIIDLVDTVFFVLRKSYKQITNLHLIHHVTMAIGAYIWQRKYGYGGHYTFAGLLNLFVHIVMYTYYYLSSQNPQIRKSAWWKQYITILQLVQFVLMFSHSLWTLLQPNCDVPYPKIFIAMFMSGLMFVMFINFYRKSYMQTNKKAA, from the exons ATGTTTGAGATAATTAATATTCCTCACGCCGATCCTATCGGTCTGCCATTTGCCTGCGGTTCATGGCCCATCTCAATAACTATTGTCTCCTATTTAATCTTCGTGCTGAAGCTCGGGCCAAAATTTATGGAAAATCGAGAGCCCTTTAAACTGAGGCGTGCTCTCAAGGTGTATAATATATTCCAAATCCTGTTTAACAGCTTAATTCTAATAATG AGTATTCACTTTTTTATCACGAAGAAGCCCTACGACTTTAACTGCTTAGTAGTTCTTCCTTTAAATCACGAATACAAGGATACAGATCGCTTAATCAGCTACTTATACTACATTAATAAGATTATCGACTTAGTGGACACTGTGTTCTTTGTACTCCGCAAGAGCTATAAGCAGATTACAAATCTGCACCTCATTCATCATGTCACCATGGCAATCGGCGCTTATATTTGGCAACGGAAGTACGGATACGGAGGGCATTACACATTTGCAGGTCTCCTAAATCTCTTTGTCCACATCGTGATGTACACCTACTACTACCTCTCATCCCAGAACCCGCAAATCAGGAAGAGTGCGTGGTGGAAACAGTATATTACCATCCTACAACTGGTTCAGTTTGTTCTCATGTTTTCCCACAGCCTTTGGACCCTTCTACAACCCAACTGTGATGTACCCTATCCAAAGATCTTCATAGCGATGTTCATGTCAGGCCTTATGTTTGTCatgtttatcaatttctaCAGGAAATCCTATATGCAGACAAACAAGAAAGCTGCGTAG
- the LOC117791836 gene encoding mitogen-activated protein kinase kinase kinase 7-like isoform X1, with protein MILDRIYKTEYTAPEVLVESKYTEKSDVYSFGIILWEVMSRKKPFSEMSLLEIMDKVQKGIRPDLNDANIFKNTNPIKDFNTKCWHSDPQKRPTMKNLILSLGNMLLSA; from the exons ATGATACTAGATAGAATTTACAAAACCGAGTATACAGCCCCAGAG GTCTTGGTTGAGTCTAAATATACGGAAAAGAGCGATGTCTATAGTTTTGGGATTATACTCTGGGAGGTTATGTCCAGAAAGAAACCATTTTCTGAAATGAGCCTTTTGGAAATTATGGATAAAGTTCAGAAAG GTATTCGTCCTGATCTGAATGATgctaacatatttaaaaataccaaTCCGATAAAAGATTTTAACACTAAGTGCTGGCATTCAGATCCACAGAAGCGGCCTACtatgaaaaacttaattttgtctcTTGGCAACATGTTACTGTCAGCATAA
- the LOC117791836 gene encoding megakaryocyte-associated tyrosine-protein kinase-like isoform X2: MILDRIYKTEYTAPEVLVESKYTEKSDVYSFGIILWEVMSRKKPFSEMSLLEIMDKVQKVYRYSS, from the exons ATGATACTAGATAGAATTTACAAAACCGAGTATACAGCCCCAGAG GTCTTGGTTGAGTCTAAATATACGGAAAAGAGCGATGTCTATAGTTTTGGGATTATACTCTGGGAGGTTATGTCCAGAAAGAAACCATTTTCTGAAATGAGCCTTTTGGAAATTATGGATAAAGTTCAGAAAG TGTACAGGTATTCGTCCTGA
- the LOC117790867 gene encoding elongation of very long chain fatty acids protein F-like produces the protein MFEIFNIPHADPLGLPFTFGPWPIFILISSYLLFVLKLGPEIMKNREPFKLRVALKVYNIFQILYNSLLLVYSLHFIITKKPYDFNCIVILPLDHEFKDTDRLIDYLYYINKIIDLMDTVFFVLRKSYKQITALHLIHHVYMATAGYFWNRIYGYGGHFIFAGLLNLFVHIVMYTYYYLSSQKPQIRKSAWWKQYITVLQLVQFVLMFSHSLWTLLQPNCDVPYPMIFLVMCFSALLFIMFVKFYRKTYTLTKKKDP, from the exons ATGTTTGagatatttaatattcctCACGCCGATCCCCTGGGTTTGCCTTTTACCTTTGGACCATGGCccatttttatactaatatcCTCCTATTTGCTCTTCGTGCTGAAGCTCGGACcagaaattatgaaaaatcgGGAGCCCTTCAAGCTACGGGTTGCACTCAAGgtgtataatatatttcaaatccTGTATAACAGTTTACTTCTAGTATAT AGCCTTCACTTTATTATCACGAAGAAACCCTACGACTTTAATTGCATAGTAATACTACCCTTAGATCACGAATTCAAGGACACAGATCGTCTAATCGATTACTTATACTACATCAATAAAATAATCGATTTGATGGACACTGTCTTCTTTGTGCTCCGCAAGAGCTATAAACAAATTACAGCATTGCATCTCATTCATCATGTCTACATGGCCACTGCCGGATACTTTTGGAACCGTATTTATGGATACGGAGGCCATTTCATTTTTGCAGGACTTCTAAATCTCTTTGTCCACATCGTGATGTACACCTACTACTACCTCTCATCCCAGAAGCCACAAATCAGGAAGAGTGCTTGGTGGAAGCAGTATATTACTGTACTGCAACTGGTTCAGTTTGTTCTCATGTTTTCTCACAGCCTTTGGACCCTCCTGCAACCAAACTGTGATGTACCCTATCCAATGATCTTCTTAGTGATGTGTTTTTCAGCGCTTTTGTTCATCATGTTTGTCAAATTCTATAGGAAAACCTACACACTGACAAAAAAGAAAGATCCATAG
- the LOC117791396 gene encoding elongation of very long chain fatty acids protein F-like: MELQFNLYNILNRPHADPSELFLCSSPWPMLIITSSYLFFVLKLGKKMMVNRNPIDLRMVLKVYNLMQILYNSALLIGASYYLISLKPHNLSCLTVMTLDNPLKSTDRMLSYAYYVNKFIDLLDTVFIVLRKNYKQISALHLLHHLYMPVCGYFIIRFNGFGGHIIVTGLLNLFVHIVMYGYYYLASQNSLNKRNLWWKQYITILQMVQFVIIFAHSAWTLTQPNCQVSRPLIYMVIFMSVIMFTMFSNFFIHVYVLPKRKIVEEKLK, translated from the exons ATGGAActacaattcaatttatataacatattaaaCAGACCTCATGCTGATCCCAGTGAGCTATTTCTCTGCTCCAGTCCTTGGCCCATGCTCATCATAACATCGTCTTACTTGTTCTTTGTGCTAAAGCTGGGGAAAAAGATGATGGTAAATCGGAATCCAATTGACCTACGAATGGTTCTCAAGGTGTACAATCTCATGCAAATCCTCTACAATAGTGCACTTTTGATAGGG GCATCTTATTATCTCATCTCTCTTAAACCTCACAACCTGAGTTGTCTGACAGTAATGACACTGGATAATCCCTTAAAGAGCACAGATCGTATGCTCTCCTATGCGTATTATGTCAACAAGTTCATCGATTTACTGGACACGGTTTTCATCGTTTTGAGAAAGAACTACAAACAGATATCAGCCCTGCATTTACTGCATCATCTATATATGCCAGTTTGCGGATACTTTATAATACGATTCAATGGCTTCGGTGGTCATATTATAGTCACAGGACttcttaatttgtttgttcatATCGTCATGTATGGTTACTATTACCTTGCATCACAGAACTCACTTAACAAGCGAAACCTATGGTGGAAGCAGTATATTACCATCCTACAAATGGTGCAGTTCGTGATCATCTTTGCGCATAGTGCTTGGACTCTTACTCAGCCAAACTGCCAAGTATCTCGTCCCCTAATCTATATGGTCATCTTTATGTCAGTAATTATGTTTACTATGTTTTCCAACTTTTTCATACATGTCTATGTTCTGCCCAAGAGAAAAATTGTTGAAGAGAAgcttaagtaa
- the LOC117791132 gene encoding microfibril-associated glycoprotein 4-like has translation MLQKIICIILVINSINSFTTAIHISEYNETNTVSLLRSQLTELRAEQGQELKILLSDMQFMKTELELLKKYINVVVSDNQCRAETEKQKKDITDRETKIRSLKADIQLLRTELENQKKSVLDQESNIQLLKTENQLLRVEHERNRKLLLPHNCAEAKSSGINEILLQKFSSQPFKVACDAETQGGGWTIILRRMDGSVNFYRNWTEYKNGFGDLDGEFFMGLDKVHEITAERRQELLVLLEDFEGNKTFEKYEKFAIGNEAQQYELHTLGDASGTADDSFSHHRGSKFSTFDRDNDSISDKNCAELRTGAWWYRSYGSCQLCQLTGTYGNNDYDKGVNWHHFRGSYYSLKKAVMMIRPRK, from the exons atgttgcagaaaataatttgtattatccttgttattaattcaattaattcgTTTACTACTGCAATTCATATTTCGGAATATAACGAAACAAATACAGTTTCTTTATTAAGATCTCAGTTAACTGAGTTGAG agCTGAACAGGGACAGGAACTTAAGATTCTTCTATCGGACATGCAGTTTATGAAAACGGAACTTGAactactaaaaaaatatataaatgttgtgGTATCGGATAATCAATGTAGAGCAGAGAccgaaaaacagaaaaaagatATAACTGATAGGGAAACAAAAATTCGATCACTGAAAGCAGATATACAATTATTAAGAACGG AGTTGGAGAACCAAAAGAAAAGTGTACTTGACCAGGAGTCTAATATCCAATTGCttaaaactgaaaatcaaCTTCTTAGAGTGGAGCATGAGCGTAATAGAAAGTTACTTCTCCCACACAATTGTGCAGAAGCCAAGTCTAGTGGAATTAATGAAATACTCCTACAAAAATTTAGTAGTCAACCTTTTAAAGTTGCCTGCGATGCGGAAACTCAAGGAGGAGGTTGGACCATTATCCTGAGAAGGATGGATGGTAGTGTAAACTTTTATAGAAACTGGACGGAATATAAAAATGGATTTGGTGATCTGGACGGCGAGTTCTTCATGGGCTTAGATAAGGTGCATGAAATAACGGCAGAAAGAAGACAAGAGTTACTTGTCCTTCTCGAGGACTTCGAGGGCAATAAAACGTTTGAGAAGTACGAGAAATTCGCAATTGGAAACGAGGCTCAACAATATGAATTACACACTTTGGGAGATGCCAGTGGAACTGCAGATGATTCATTCTCACATCATCGTGGCAGCAAATTTTCTACATTCGATCGGGATAATGATAGTATATCGGATAAAAACTGCGCCGAACTAAGGACTGGCGCCTGGTGGTACCGTTCCTACGGTTCTTGTCAATTGTG CCAATTAACGGGAACATACGGAAACAACGATTATGACAAAGGCGTCAATTGGCACCACTTTCGGGGATCTTATTACTCCCTGAAGAAAGCCGTTATGATGATTCGGCCCAGAAAGTGA